One window of the Synechococcus sp. CC9311 genome contains the following:
- a CDS encoding type IV pilin protein: MLTSLKRLDSDRPLGLKGFTLTEVIITVGIVGILSSIALPNYFRQIQKTHQAEANATMAQMMATVAAFADEFGTQPKRWVDLNTMTTLMTNQGPAVIEDGDLTKAITLPGERYQLNRINSMNAEKYYVFEAIATNTAASDLNIIACIDLQTGASDQIIGRKDEAANINSLKCQGSSG; this comes from the coding sequence GTGCTCACCTCGCTCAAAAGACTTGATTCCGATAGGCCTCTTGGGCTGAAAGGCTTCACCTTGACAGAGGTGATCATCACCGTGGGAATTGTCGGCATTTTGAGCTCAATTGCCCTGCCCAATTATTTTCGTCAAATCCAAAAGACGCACCAGGCTGAAGCGAACGCGACGATGGCACAGATGATGGCAACGGTCGCTGCATTTGCCGATGAGTTTGGAACGCAACCTAAGCGATGGGTTGACCTGAACACCATGACAACCTTGATGACAAATCAAGGCCCAGCCGTGATAGAAGACGGCGATTTAACGAAGGCGATTACCCTACCTGGTGAACGCTATCAATTGAATCGAATCAATAGTATGAATGCAGAAAAATACTACGTATTTGAAGCTATAGCAACTAACACAGCAGCGTCGGATTTAAACATCATTGCTTGCATTGATCTTCAAACTGGCGCCAGTGATCAAATCATTGGCCGCAAAGATGAGGCGGCAAATATTAACTCGTTAAAATGCCAAGGGAGTAGCGGGTGA
- a CDS encoding type IV pilin protein, translated as MSILNSRIQLSILSRKKEPGLVQKGFTLVELMIVIVIVGILSAIALPNFLNNTTKAKTTEAKTKISAILKDAHAEYQLDGEIATAIAAAEEQAEENDSDNFTYTADEGADDDQVTVTAEANPSADGGDATLVTAETDGTPLDGCVNLTTGKIEIRKSFKDDSDLDCSA; from the coding sequence ATGAGCATCCTCAACAGCCGCATTCAACTTTCAATTCTCAGCAGAAAAAAGGAGCCTGGTCTAGTTCAAAAGGGCTTCACGTTAGTGGAGTTGATGATAGTCATTGTGATTGTAGGGATTTTGAGCGCAATCGCTTTGCCAAATTTCCTTAATAACACCACCAAAGCAAAGACAACTGAAGCCAAGACTAAAATTTCCGCAATCTTAAAAGACGCTCATGCTGAATATCAACTTGATGGAGAGATAGCAACTGCTATAGCTGCTGCTGAAGAACAAGCAGAAGAAAATGATTCTGACAATTTTACATATACAGCGGACGAAGGGGCTGATGATGATCAAGTAACGGTTACTGCAGAAGCCAATCCAAGCGCTGATGGCGGTGATGCAACCTTAGTAACGGCTGAGACGGATGGAACACCCCTTGATGGATGCGTAAATCTCACAACAGGAAAAATAGAGATAAGAAAATCATTTAAAGACGACTCGGATCTTGATTGCAGCGCGTAA
- a CDS encoding type II secretion system protein translates to MTQEHATEGFSLLELLVGIVIISIGLSTSIPTYIRNMRQGEVDRYTQQIEAGFFALRAKLGKQKTSCTLRFDHSGLNNFVPPSDLVEMGEHPERLECCNSDIRAAGEPSGCANGPQIGDLLASSITNSLQKSKVQRDRSLRLIDREGTAESQVVEVAVNSATYELTPPGTSTMSDNLIFLIRSTNTSEKRLRTRCLQISGTGTVLSASWNQATSSCKNR, encoded by the coding sequence ATGACACAAGAACACGCAACTGAAGGATTCTCATTATTAGAACTTCTGGTGGGCATCGTGATCATCTCGATTGGCCTATCAACATCAATTCCCACCTATATCCGCAACATGCGACAAGGCGAAGTCGATCGCTACACCCAGCAAATTGAAGCTGGCTTCTTTGCACTTCGTGCCAAGTTAGGCAAGCAAAAAACAAGCTGCACACTCAGGTTTGATCACTCAGGTCTAAACAACTTTGTACCTCCATCAGATCTGGTGGAGATGGGCGAGCATCCTGAACGTCTTGAATGTTGCAATAGCGATATAAGGGCAGCAGGAGAACCCAGTGGTTGCGCAAATGGACCCCAGATCGGAGATTTGCTTGCATCATCCATCACTAATTCACTACAAAAAAGCAAAGTACAACGTGACCGATCCTTGCGTTTAATAGACCGAGAAGGCACTGCTGAATCACAAGTTGTGGAGGTTGCTGTTAATTCTGCAACCTATGAATTAACACCGCCAGGTACCAGCACAATGTCTGATAATCTAATTTTTCTCATTCGTTCAACTAACACCAGTGAGAAGAGGCTGCGCACGCGTTGCTTACAAATATCCGGGACCGGTACCGTATTGAGCGCCAGCTGGAATCAAGCCACGTCAAGCTGTAAAAATAGATGA
- a CDS encoding type II secretion system protein, whose product MAITNRWKTYSTAANTIKEITCDHGFTLSECIITVAIVGTLSSIALPNYINQVNRTTQNEVVATVSQLQTTIAAYADEYGILPTSWLDLHNISAIMTVEGPITELKDDETKSLGDEPESVDDNTQSFEDDEIILANGNYKVGISNNINLFTITANREESKLNVVACINLSNGASDINRGSIKAEATTPNCG is encoded by the coding sequence TCGACAGCAGCGAACACGATCAAGGAAATAACTTGCGATCACGGATTCACACTAAGTGAATGCATTATAACGGTTGCAATCGTCGGAACACTCTCAAGCATTGCACTGCCAAACTACATCAATCAAGTGAACCGCACAACACAAAATGAGGTTGTGGCAACAGTCTCACAGCTGCAAACAACTATAGCCGCTTATGCAGATGAATATGGAATTCTACCAACAAGTTGGCTCGATCTCCATAACATTAGCGCCATAATGACTGTAGAAGGCCCCATAACCGAGCTCAAAGACGATGAGACTAAAAGTCTTGGTGATGAGCCTGAAAGCGTTGATGATAATACGCAAAGCTTTGAAGACGATGAGATCATTCTTGCCAATGGGAACTACAAAGTGGGAATATCAAATAATATTAATTTATTCACGATTACAGCAAATCGCGAAGAATCAAAGCTGAATGTGGTCGCTTGCATAAATCTCAGCAACGGTGCCAGTGACATCAATCGAGGGTCAATTAAGGCAGAAGCAACAACTCCCAACTGTGGATAA